In Oscillatoria sp. FACHB-1407, the genomic stretch GCAGCGAGGACGGTGTGGTGGGCGATCGCGACGGCAGGATCATCGGCATGGGGCGTTTGCACAACCAACTCAATGCCCAATTTTTGGGCTGCACTGCCCATCATCCATGCCAACTGACCACCACCAATCACCCCAACCCGCTTCACCATATCTCTCTTTTTTCCTATATCTGAATTACAGAAGTCGGAGTTCTTTGAGAACTCCGACTTCTCGGCGATCGTTTCTAGTTTCGACAACCTAACGACTCTCGCGTGTCTACACCCGTTTGTGAGTTGACGCCACTAGCCCGTTGACACAATTCCTTAACCTGAGCACCGTCTAAAATCGCGTCAGTAAAGTCGGCTCCAGTAATGTCCGTATCCTCAAAGGTCGATCGCAACAGAATTGCCTCTACTAAAACGGCATCGCTCAGGTCGGCTCCCTGAAACTTGACCTGATCTGCCATCGAGTTTGATAAGTTCGC encodes the following:
- a CDS encoding pentapeptide repeat-containing protein codes for the protein MKGKYSPPVSFSNAELRGRDFSGQRLRSPEFSNANLESANFSNADVQGAVFSASVMTQTNLHGANLSNSMADQVKFQGADLSDAVLVEAILLRSTFEDTDITGADFTDAILDGAQVKELCQRASGVNSQTGVDTRESLGCRN